The Polyangium mundeleinium genome contains the following window.
CGCGCGCGCGCGTTCGCCCGAGCCATCCTCGCCTCGCTCCTCGCCGCCAGCGCCGTCGGCTGCGGGACGTCGAACCGGCCCACGAAGACCCCTGTGCAGGTCGTCGAGGGCCCTGTCCGCCCCGTCGACGTCCAGGACGCGGACTTCTCCGCCAGCCTCGCGCGTGTCCTTTCGGACGGCGCGCGCACCCCGCAGCGGCTCGGCCTCGTCGCGGGCGTCGTGCGCCGCCAGCTCGCGCATGCCGAACGTCGCTTCGCGCTCGGGCATGCCGAGCGAGGGACCGCGAGCGTCCTCGGCGCGCTCTACCTCGTCCGCGTCGGCGAAGGGCAAGGCGCGATGGTCGACGCGACCGGCGCGCGCGCGCTCGACGGCGCGATCCGCCACCTCTCGGGCCTCGGCGACGAGGGCCGCGTGCACGCGCTCATGCGCATGCGCGCCGCCGCGCTCGGCACGAACGCCCCGGGACGCACCGAGCTCGACGAGCACCTCGCGAACCTCGAACGCTGGATGGGCGACACCCACGCGGGCAGCCCCGGCGTGAAGCTCGGCGCCGAGGCGCGGTACCTCGCTGCGCGCGCCATGGTCGATCCGTCCGGCGATACGCTCGACGCTGCGGCGAACGCGATCGAGGCGTGGGTCGGGCGTGGCATCGAGATCAACCGCATCTTCCGGCAGACGGGCAAGCGGCCCGAGCGCGCCGAGGCCATGGAGGCCGCGCGCGCCATCGAAACCGGCGCGATGATGCTCGCGTCGATCTTCGCTCGGCACGGCGACGCGCAGAGCGCCCTGGCGCGCATCGAGAGCTCCGAGGTCCGCCTCATCGCCGCGCCTGGCCTCCGCCAAGGCCTCCTGATGGCCTCCGAGGACGGCGACGCGCGGGCGTGGGAGCTGCTCGCCTCGGCGTTCGTCAATGAACGCACGCCGATGAGCGACGAGGAAGAGGAGGACCGCGAGGAGCGGCTCGATCCGCGCCTCGTCGAGGCGGGCCTTTGGGGCAGCGTGCTCGAAGCGTACCGCAAGGACCCGAAGGACTTTTCCGCGGCCCGGATCCTCGCCGGAGAGCTCGTCCTGCTCGGCATGTCCGAGGGCGCGCCGGCCGTGCTTGCGAGCGCGCTTGGCCCGCAGCCGAACGCGAGGCTCATCGCGGCCGCGAACCACATCGTCTTCGATGGCATGGCCGTCGACGCCGACATCGGCGACATCGACGCCGTGCGCCGCACCTTCCGCGCCGCCGCGCCCCTGCTCGCGGCGGCCGATCGCCCCGAGATCGCGGCCGCGGGCCTCGAACCCACGCCGGCGCGCCTGCGCTTGCTCATGGCCTCCGTCGAAGTGCACGCTGGCGACCTCGCCGCGGCGCGCCCGCTCTTCGTGGCCGCTGCCAAGGGGGACCCCTCGGTCGCCGCGTGGCTGCGCGTCGCGCGCGCGGATCGTCAGGCCAAGGACTCTGCGGCGGCGCTCGACAACCTGCGCCGCTCGTTCTCCGCGCCCGACGCACGCGCCTCCCTCGCCGACCTCGCCGAGGCGCACCTGCTCGCGTTCGAGATTCATCGCGACCTCGGGGCCACCGATGCGGCGAAGGCCGAGCTCGCGGACGCGCTCTCCGCCGCGCTCGCCTCCCAGAAGCAGCGCGGCGAAGCGGGCACGCGCGCCCGGGCCGAGACCTTGCTCGGCCGCGTCCTCGAAGCGTACGGCGACGCCAAGACTGCACGACGCGCGCACGATCGGGCCCTCGCGGTTGCGGCCACCGATCGTCCTGCGCTCGGCGCCACGGTCCTCCAGGTCGTCTCGCGCGCGCTCGTCCGGCGCGACCTCGACGCGGCGCGCGCGGCCGTTCGCCAGGGCCTCGAAGCCGACGTCGATCAGGAAGAACGCATCTATGGCGGCCTCTGGCTCTTCCTCCTCGAACGGGAACTTCGCGCGACGCCGGACGATACGACGGCGCGTGCGCTCTCGACAAATGGCGACCGTGACGCGTGGGTCGTCAAGCTCGCGCAGTGGGCGCTCGGACGTATGACGGACGAAGGCCTCCTCGCGGCTGCGCAGAATGCGTCACAGCGAGTCGAGGCGGAGTTTTACACGGCCATGGCACGACGCGCCTCGGGCGACCCGGCCACACAAGAGCGCCTGCGTAAAGTCGCGGACAGCCCGATCTTCGATCTCGTCGAGGTCCAGCTCGCGCGGGACCTGCTTGCGCCGAATTTTCGCGCAGAGCTGCCACAAGGCACCACGTTGCCCTGAACGGCACGCAATCGCCGGCGCATTTCCCTCCCGCGGCCGGCCACGAATGATATCATACCATTCATGAAATTCTTATGGCTACGGGGTGCTTCCGTCCTCGTTTCTGCGGGTGCGCTCTTCCTCGCCGGCTGCGGCGCGGATGGCCCAGTCGTATGGCCTATCAGCGGCGCGACCGACGGTGATTTTCCGCTCTCATCCACCTTTGGTCCCCGTGTCCGTACGGAAGACGACATCTATGACTTTCATCGCGGCATCGACATCGCCGTCCCCGAGGGCACGGACGTCTCCGCGATCGCCGCGGGCAGGGTCAGCGAGATTCAGACAAACACGAGTGCCGGCGGCATGCTCGTCAAGGTCGACCACGGCGGCTATTACAGCACGTACGTGCATTGCTCCGAGGTGGACGTCGACGTCGGCGACAGCGTCGACGCCGGCGAGGTCATCGCCCTGAGCGGCAAAGCCTCGAATGGCTTCGCGCACCTGCACTTCGAGATTCGCAAGCCCGGCGACAACAAAAAGGACTGCGTCCACCCGCTCGAAGTCCTGCCCTACACGGACAAAGGCGCACCCACGCTGGAGATTGGCAAGGTGGACATGACGAACCCTCTCCAGCCCAAGGTCACGATCACGGCGCGTGTGGGCGCGGGCGAGCTCGACCTCCGCCGCGTCTCCGTCGCCACCTTCGAGGCCGACACCGGCGCCATCCTCGAAGGCCTCGTGCCCCTCTCCGAGCGGGCCTACGACATCGACGACTGGAATCGCACCTATTCATCGAGCGAATCCGACGTCGTCATCGACGACCCGAACAACGAGGGCATCCTCGTACGGCCGAAGAAATACAACAACACGATGCCCGCGTACGAAGTCGATTTCACGTTCACGGGGCTCGTCGGCGCCGTCACGAGCGGCCTGCTACGCATCCGGGCCGTGGCCACGGACGTCACGGGCAACGTGATCAGCGTCGAATCGCATTGACGCGCTGAACCGCCGGCCCGCGTCAGGGCAGGATGTTCAGATTGTCGAAACGCGCCCGGCCCGGGTTCGGCGCCGGCTCGTCGATCCCTCCGGTCAGGGCCACGTACATCTCTCCGGCGGGCAGCGGGTTCGGCTCGCTCGCCTGCACCTTCCATTGCTGCCCGTCGGGCGACGTCTCCCAGAACGTAGTCCCGTCCTGCTCGCGAATACGCCAGAACGCGTGCTCGGTGGGATTGTATTCGGTGAACGCCACATCGGTGTAGTTGTCGGCGAGGATCTTGTGGCAGTACAGCGTCCCCTGGTAGAAAGCGATCTCGACCGCGTTATCGCTCCCCGTGCCGACCTGGAACGCCGCATAAGCTTTGGCGGTCGGGTTCGGGACCTCCAGCACCTGGACGAACACGCCACAGTTTGAGATGTCGTACGGCTGGGTCGAGTAATGCACCGCGTATCCGGGGGCTCCGGACTCCATCGTCACGATCAGGTTGCCCTCGGACTCGGCGATCGACGCGCCGGCTTCCACGTAGTTCGACCATTTCTCCGGATCGGTCATCCCGTCGTCGAAATTGTCCTTCAAG
Protein-coding sequences here:
- a CDS encoding tetratricopeptide repeat protein, which encodes MPPRSTPRARAFARAILASLLAASAVGCGTSNRPTKTPVQVVEGPVRPVDVQDADFSASLARVLSDGARTPQRLGLVAGVVRRQLAHAERRFALGHAERGTASVLGALYLVRVGEGQGAMVDATGARALDGAIRHLSGLGDEGRVHALMRMRAAALGTNAPGRTELDEHLANLERWMGDTHAGSPGVKLGAEARYLAARAMVDPSGDTLDAAANAIEAWVGRGIEINRIFRQTGKRPERAEAMEAARAIETGAMMLASIFARHGDAQSALARIESSEVRLIAAPGLRQGLLMASEDGDARAWELLASAFVNERTPMSDEEEEDREERLDPRLVEAGLWGSVLEAYRKDPKDFSAARILAGELVLLGMSEGAPAVLASALGPQPNARLIAAANHIVFDGMAVDADIGDIDAVRRTFRAAAPLLAAADRPEIAAAGLEPTPARLRLLMASVEVHAGDLAAARPLFVAAAKGDPSVAAWLRVARADRQAKDSAAALDNLRRSFSAPDARASLADLAEAHLLAFEIHRDLGATDAAKAELADALSAALASQKQRGEAGTRARAETLLGRVLEAYGDAKTARRAHDRALAVAATDRPALGATVLQVVSRALVRRDLDAARAAVRQGLEADVDQEERIYGGLWLFLLERELRATPDDTTARALSTNGDRDAWVVKLAQWALGRMTDEGLLAAAQNASQRVEAEFYTAMARRASGDPATQERLRKVADSPIFDLVEVQLARDLLAPNFRAELPQGTTLP
- a CDS encoding M23 family metallopeptidase, which codes for MKFLWLRGASVLVSAGALFLAGCGADGPVVWPISGATDGDFPLSSTFGPRVRTEDDIYDFHRGIDIAVPEGTDVSAIAAGRVSEIQTNTSAGGMLVKVDHGGYYSTYVHCSEVDVDVGDSVDAGEVIALSGKASNGFAHLHFEIRKPGDNKKDCVHPLEVLPYTDKGAPTLEIGKVDMTNPLQPKVTITARVGAGELDLRRVSVATFEADTGAILEGLVPLSERAYDIDDWNRTYSSSESDVVIDDPNNEGILVRPKKYNNTMPAYEVDFTFTGLVGAVTSGLLRIRAVATDVTGNVISVESH